A single window of Colletotrichum destructivum chromosome 9, complete sequence DNA harbors:
- a CDS encoding Putative glycosyl transferase, family 28 has translation MATNDDSKKTLSVERHCLVTVGATARFTQLLTEVLGSTFLDLIAENRYTHLTLQCGDDYDHFSRHVLPPLLERYQTLQITAFAFVDDLAVEMAKCRAHPGLCEAGVVICHAGTGTILDGMRVGVPLVVVPNPTLKDNHQVELAEEIQRQGYGIWGRLGNISWALEQLALLLDKTERQFSPHPVANEVAPLNVDLWQVSGAMMGRYSGESTTAFKAPAKVEGSEGSITGARREVQREEVAQMTMD, from the exons ATGGCCACGAATGATGATAGCAAAAAAACCCTTAGTGTCGAGCGCCACTGCCTCGTCACTGTCGGCGCAACGGCCCGATTCACTCAGCTCCTGACTGAGGTCCTGGGCTCCACGTTCCTCGACTTAATCGCCGAGAACCGCTACACCCACCTCACCTTGCAGTGCGGCGACGACTACGACCACTTCTCCCGCCACGTTCTGCCGCCTCTACTGGAACGATACCAGACCCTGCAGATCACTgccttcgccttcgtcgacgacctcgccgtcgagatggCAAAGTGCCGAGCCCACCCGGGCCTctgcgaggccggcgtcgttATCTGCCACGCAG GCACGGGAACCATCCTCGACGGTATGCGGGTCGGCGTCCCCCTCGTCGTGGTCCCCAACCCGACCCTCAAGGACAATCACCaggtcgagctggccgaggagatcCAGCGCCAGGGCTACGGTATTTGGGGCCGCCTCGGTAACATCTCGTGGGCCCTCGAGCAGCTAGCTCTACTACTCGATAAGACCGAGCGGCAGTTCTCGCCTCACCCAGTGGCTAACGAAGTCGCGCCACTCAACGTGGACTTATGGCAGGTCAGCGGCGCCATGATGGGTCGGTATTCAGGGGAGTCTACTACTGCCTTCAAGGCGCCCGCCAAGGTGGAAGGCAGTGAGGGTTCTATCACAGGTGCCAGAAGAGAGGTGCAGCGGGAAGAGGTCGCCCAGATGACGATGGACTAG
- a CDS encoding Putative quinoprotein alcohol dehydrogenase-like superfamily — protein MSVTVEKILAASPATQRGQPTQLSSDNKGERLAYAAGKSIFLRSIDNPSVSKQYTGHTAQTSVARFSPSGFYVASGDVSGSVRVWDAVEAENTKGEYHIISGRINDIAWDGDSQRIIAVGDGKERFGHCITADSGNSVGEISGHSKAVNSVAVRQQRPLRAATVSDDASLCFLHGAPFKFNSKNASAHKGFVFGTAFSPDGSQLVTVGADKRIQLYDGKTGEPTISIGEGEHTGSIFAVSWAKDGTKFVTASADQTVKLWDVEAGKATQTWKFGDGVSVGDQQVGVVYPHGRTDGLIISLNLNGDLNYLNEGSDRPSKIVQGHNKSITALGASSDGKGQTLWSGSFDGRVCQWDVASGTGSVVDGQAHTNQVTQFSAEGGQTYSVGWDDHLRTVDESANTFAGESVKLAAQPKGVAATSGRLYVATVEGVDVYEKNKLVSENRLGFAPGAIAAYGSTVAVGSGNSVKIYSADGSGKLSETKSLDKSTAQVSCLSYSKDGQYLAAGNQIGKIMAYKSADWEVATDRWSAHTARVTCISWNDAATHAVSGALDTHVYVWSLAKPGSRVKALNAHKDGVNGVAWVEGGSKIASAGGDAAIKVWTVAGLQ, from the exons ATGTCTGTTACCGTCGAAAAGATCCTAGCCGCTTCGCCCGCTACCCAGCGCGGCCAGCCGACGCAGCTCTCCTCCGACAACAAAGGAGAGCGTCTTGCATATGCT GCCGGCAAATCCATCTTCCTCCGATCCATCGACAACCCCTCCGTCAGCAAGCAGTACACCGGTCACACCGCGCAAACGAGCGTTGCCCGCTTCTCGCCCAGCGGTTTCTACGTCGCCAGCGGAGACGTCTCGGGTTCCGTAAGAGTCTGggatgccgtcgaggccgagaacacCAAGG GCGAGTACCACATCATCTCGGGCCGCATCAACGATATTGCCTGGGACGGCGACTCCCAACGGATCattgccgtcggcgacggaaAGGAGCGGTTCGGCCACTGCATCACGGCCGACAGTGGCAACTCGGTCGGAGAGATCAGCGGGCACTCCAAGGCCGTCAACTCGGTCGCCGTGCGGCAGCAGCGTCCGCTGCGCGCGGCCACCGTCTCCGACGACGCATCTCTCTGCTTCCTGCACGGCGCGCCTTTCAAGTTCAACTCGAAGAACGCCTCGGCTCACAAGGGCTTCGTTTTCGGCACGGCCTTTTCCCCCGACGGCAGCCAGCTCGTGACGGTCGGTGCCGATAAACGCATCCAGCTCTACGACGGGAAGACGGGCGAGCCCACGATTTCGATCGGTGAGGGAGAGCACACCGGCAGCATTTTTGCTGTGTCTTGGGCCAAGGATGGCACCAAGTTCGTGACCGCCAGCGCGGACCagaccgtcaagctctgggacgttgaggccggcaaggccaCGCAGACGTGGAAGtttggcgacggcgtcagcgTGGGCGACCAGCAGGTTGGAGTCGTCTACCCCCACGGCAGGACCGACGGGTTGATCATTAGCTTGAACCTGAACGGCGACTTGAACTACCTGAACGAGGGCAGCGATAGGCCCAGCAAGATCGTCCAGGGCCACAACAAGAGCATCACAGCGCTGGGCGCTTCATCTGATGGCAAGGGTCAGACGCTCTGGAGCGGCAGCTTTGACGGCCGCGTCTGTCAGTGGGACGTGGCCTCGGGCaccggctccgtcgtcgacggacAGGCGCACACGAACCAGGTCACCCAATTCAGTGCCGAGGGGGGACAGACGTACAGCGTCGGGTGGGACGACCACCTGCGGACGGTCGACGAGTCGGCCAACACCTTTGCCGGCGAGTCCGTCAAGCTCGCGGCGCAGCCCAAGGGCGTCGCGGCCACCAGCGGGAGGCTGTACGTGGCcaccgtcgagggcgtcgacgttTACGAGAAGAACAAACTGGTCTCGGAGAATCGGCTTGGGTTCGCTCCCGGTGCCATTGCGGCCTACGGCTCAACGGTGGCGGTGGGGTCCGGCAACTCGGTCAAGATCTACAGCGCCGACGGCTCAGGCAAGCTTTCGGAGACCAAGTCTCTCGACAAGTCAACCGCGCAGGTCTCCTGCCTGTCCTACTCTAAGGACGGCCAGTACTTGGCCGCGGGCAACCAGATCGGCAAGATCATGGCCTACAAGTCGGCCGACTGGGAGGTGGCGACGGACCGCTGGTCTGCGCACACGGCAAGGGTTACGTGCATCAGCTGGAACGACGCCGCGACGCACGCCGTCTCCGGCGCCCTGGACACGCACGTCTACGTCTGGAGCTTGGCGAAGCCCGGAAGCCGTGTCAAGGCTCTCAACGCCCACAAGGACGGCGTCAATGGCGTCGCGTGGGTCGAGGGCGGATCCAAGATTGCGAGCGCCGGCGGTGACGCCGCGATCAAGGTGTGGACCGTGGCTGGGCTCCAATAG